One Candidatus Kuenenbacteria bacterium genomic region harbors:
- the secF gene encoding protein translocase subunit SecF gives MLRIVYKRKIFFAISLVLFVAAIISLSLWGLKLGIDFTGGTIAEYTFVGERPDISKVKEAFEKENIQDIQIQPAGDKELVLRAQSLSEEEHQKMFMALKSSFGADQVIENKFESIGPVVGNELKNKAITALILTSLLIVLFIAYAFRKVSRPVPSWKYGVGAVIALIHDLVIVTGIFSALGHFWGYEIDMFFVTSLLTILGYSVNDTIVVYDRTRENLFHSAGETFEETVNRSINETIARSTNTGFATLLTLILLYFFGGETIRIFVLSLMLGIFFGTYSSIFVASPLLVVWQKLGGKK, from the coding sequence ATGTTGAGAATAGTCTATAAAAGAAAAATATTTTTTGCCATCTCGTTGGTTTTGTTTGTGGCGGCTATTATATCTTTGTCTTTGTGGGGGTTAAAATTGGGTATTGATTTTACAGGTGGGACAATAGCTGAGTATACCTTTGTCGGAGAAAGGCCAGATATCAGTAAAGTTAAGGAGGCCTTCGAAAAGGAAAATATCCAAGACATACAGATTCAGCCAGCTGGAGATAAAGAGTTGGTTTTGAGAGCACAAAGCCTGAGCGAGGAAGAGCATCAAAAAATGTTTATGGCACTGAAGAGCAGCTTTGGCGCAGATCAGGTAATAGAAAACAAATTTGAGTCAATCGGGCCAGTGGTGGGTAATGAGCTCAAAAACAAAGCCATAACCGCTTTGATCCTTACTTCACTTTTGATCGTATTGTTTATTGCCTATGCTTTTAGGAAGGTCTCTAGGCCGGTGCCATCTTGGAAGTATGGGGTGGGCGCAGTGATCGCCTTGATACATGATTTGGTAATAGTGACTGGCATATTTTCAGCCCTGGGACATTTTTGGGGTTATGAAATAGATATGTTTTTTGTGACTTCTCTTTTGACAATTCTCGGGTATTCGGTCAATGATACGATCGTGGTTTATGATAGGACTAGGGAAAATTTATTCCATAGCGCCGGAGAAACATTTGAAGAGACGGTCAACAGGAGCATTAATGAAACTATCGCTCGCTCTACTAATACTGGTTTTGCCACCCTTTTGACATTGATACTTTTGTACTTTTTTGGCGGAGAGACAATCAGAATTTTTGTTTTGTCTTTGATGCTCGGTATATTTTTTGGGACGTATTCTTCTATTTTTGTGGCGTCGCCACTTTTGGTGGTATGGCAGAAACTGGGGGGTAAGAAGTAA